A window from Chryseobacterium vaccae encodes these proteins:
- a CDS encoding serine hydrolase domain-containing protein yields MKVLKYVIGGAALGVAAAYLFGYDYLFSGISKTYLKGKSSAYIDDGNLFPSNPVASGEPQLWAKDSEYNKKELPENITEDLKRSRTAAFIVIKNGKILHEQYWEGYNQLSHTNSFSMAKAVTVMLLGKALEEGIINNIDEKLSDFYPEFKEKTFGSQVTLRNLAQMEAGLDWNEDYNNPFLPNAKAYYGKSLVKAVFSRSFKEEPGIRFEYQSGSTQLLGFALRKALGQPLASYLSEKFWIPLGMEQDATWSTDNHGMEKTYCCIHACARDFARLGQLFLDNGKVGATQVLNERFIEQMRTPTEKSNEIYGLGLWINHDNPIKHYYFLGLQGQYIIVVPEHNMVIVKTGSYSNNPKNDRGRPDQVRFLVNETVQLFQTS; encoded by the coding sequence ATGAAAGTATTGAAATATGTAATAGGCGGCGCAGCACTCGGGGTGGCAGCGGCCTATCTTTTTGGATATGACTACTTATTCAGCGGCATTTCCAAAACCTATCTGAAAGGAAAATCAAGTGCTTATATTGATGACGGGAATCTTTTTCCCAGCAACCCTGTTGCATCGGGAGAACCTCAACTCTGGGCAAAAGACTCCGAATACAATAAAAAGGAACTTCCGGAAAACATCACTGAGGATTTAAAACGCTCCAGAACAGCCGCTTTCATTGTCATTAAAAATGGCAAAATTCTTCACGAACAATATTGGGAAGGTTACAACCAACTTTCACATACCAATTCTTTTTCTATGGCAAAAGCGGTAACCGTGATGCTTTTAGGAAAAGCTCTTGAAGAAGGCATCATTAATAATATAGACGAGAAACTGTCTGATTTCTATCCTGAATTTAAAGAAAAAACATTCGGAAGCCAGGTCACACTCAGAAATCTGGCTCAGATGGAAGCCGGCCTTGACTGGAATGAAGATTACAATAACCCTTTTCTTCCCAATGCAAAAGCGTATTACGGGAAAAGTCTTGTGAAAGCAGTATTTTCCAGAAGTTTTAAAGAGGAACCCGGCATCCGGTTTGAATACCAGAGCGGCTCCACGCAGCTGCTTGGTTTTGCCCTGAGAAAAGCACTTGGCCAACCTCTCGCCAGCTATTTATCTGAAAAATTCTGGATTCCCCTGGGAATGGAACAAGATGCAACATGGAGTACTGACAATCATGGTATGGAAAAAACGTATTGCTGTATTCACGCCTGCGCAAGGGATTTTGCGAGACTGGGACAGCTGTTTTTAGATAATGGGAAAGTCGGAGCAACCCAGGTTCTGAATGAAAGATTTATAGAGCAGATGCGGACCCCCACCGAGAAATCAAACGAAATTTATGGTCTGGGACTTTGGATCAATCATGATAACCCTATTAAACATTATTATTTCCTTGGACTTCAGGGGCAGTATATTATTGTAGTTCCGGAACACAATATGGTTATTGTAAAGACCGGAAGCTATTCAAACAATCCTAAGAATGACAGGGGAAGGCCGGATCAGGTGAGATTCCTTGTTAATGAAACCGTACAACTATTTCAAACCTCATAA
- a CDS encoding Y-family DNA polymerase, producing the protein MYALVDCNNFFVSCERTLDPKLEGKPVVVLSNNDGCVVSRSKEAQDLGIPMAAPAFKYKELFKEHDVKSFSAKFELYNFKSQEVIGVATSYVDVKDFEVYSIDELFLDLTSFKYVNLYDYCLKIKNEIKEKVHIPVSIGIAPTKTLCKVANRIVKKYTDQFEGVYILDTPEKIEKALKWLPIGDVWGIGRRLSAKMHDSGVYKAWDLLQKPEIWVRKIMGIHGVRMINELKGIRQLELDTPSPKKSIAVTRSFMEMLTKKEEVRERVETFGMYCSERLRKQNTCCKMVTVFVQTNRFRKDLPEYRNAMTRILPNPTNSSILIGRVVNELFEAIYREGFHYKRAGVIVNDFVPENERLISLFEEDTQNQHLPVMKAMDAMNRKFGKDKVRLGSMSGENTFGRAKLSPEYEAFLKNNTLPEANFRFH; encoded by the coding sequence ATGTATGCTCTGGTAGATTGCAATAATTTTTTTGTTTCCTGCGAAAGGACTCTGGATCCTAAGCTTGAAGGCAAACCCGTTGTGGTTCTTTCCAACAACGACGGTTGCGTGGTGTCCAGAAGTAAAGAGGCACAGGATTTGGGAATTCCAATGGCAGCACCCGCTTTTAAATATAAAGAGCTTTTTAAAGAACATGATGTAAAAAGCTTTTCTGCTAAATTTGAACTGTATAATTTTAAAAGTCAGGAAGTCATTGGGGTCGCAACATCGTATGTTGATGTAAAAGATTTTGAAGTATACAGCATCGATGAACTCTTTTTAGATCTGACGAGTTTTAAATATGTTAACCTATATGATTATTGCCTGAAGATTAAAAACGAGATTAAAGAAAAAGTGCATATTCCGGTAAGTATTGGCATTGCTCCTACTAAAACCTTGTGCAAAGTTGCCAACCGGATTGTAAAAAAATATACCGATCAATTTGAAGGAGTTTATATTCTGGATACTCCTGAAAAAATTGAAAAAGCTTTGAAATGGCTTCCGATAGGGGATGTCTGGGGAATAGGGCGGAGACTTTCTGCCAAAATGCACGACAGCGGCGTCTATAAAGCCTGGGATCTGCTTCAGAAACCTGAAATCTGGGTACGAAAGATCATGGGAATTCACGGAGTAAGAATGATTAATGAGTTGAAAGGAATCCGCCAGCTGGAGCTGGATACACCATCTCCTAAAAAATCAATTGCGGTTACCCGGAGTTTCATGGAAATGCTTACCAAAAAGGAAGAAGTCCGCGAAAGGGTAGAGACTTTTGGAATGTATTGTTCGGAAAGGCTTCGTAAGCAGAATACCTGCTGTAAAATGGTCACGGTTTTTGTACAGACCAACCGTTTCAGAAAAGATCTCCCCGAATACAGGAACGCCATGACACGAATTCTTCCCAATCCTACCAATTCCTCCATTCTGATAGGAAGGGTAGTCAATGAATTGTTTGAAGCGATTTACAGAGAGGGGTTTCACTATAAAAGAGCCGGAGTAATTGTCAATGACTTTGTTCCCGAAAATGAGAGACTGATCAGCCTTTTTGAAGAAGATACCCAGAACCAGCACCTTCCGGTGATGAAAGCGATGGATGCTATGAACAGAAAATTCGGAAAAGATAAAGTCCGCCTCGGAAGTATGAGCGGGGAAAATACATTCGGCCGTGCAAAACTATCTCCGGAGTATGAGGCTTTTCTAAAGAACAATACTCTGCCTGAAGCGAACTTCAGATTCCATTGA
- a CDS encoding quinone-dependent dihydroorotate dehydrogenase, with translation MYKSIIRPVLFKFDPEEVHHFTFSMLKNFGFLTKLFFPKPIEDKRLEREVFGLKFKNPVGLAAGFDKNATLFNELGDLGFGFVEIGTVTPRAQAGNPKKRLFRLIEDGGIINRMGFNNDGLEAAIEKLKGNKGKIIIGGNIGKNTDTTPENYTQDYLDCFEGLHPHVDYFVLNVSCPNVGSHAKLEDVDYLRELITEVKKINQSKPVQKPILLKIAPDLNNSQLDEIVELIAETKIDGVIVSNTSVNRDGLKTSPEVLAQIGNGGLSGKPIRERSTKMIRYLSEKSNRAFPIIGVGGIHSVRDAMEKLDAGASLIQLYTGFIYEGPGLISEINKELLKRAGRLPR, from the coding sequence ATGTACAAAAGTATCATCAGACCTGTTCTCTTCAAATTTGATCCCGAGGAAGTTCATCATTTTACATTTTCAATGCTTAAAAATTTTGGATTTCTCACCAAATTATTTTTTCCAAAACCTATTGAAGATAAACGTCTGGAAAGAGAAGTTTTCGGCTTAAAATTTAAAAATCCCGTAGGACTGGCGGCCGGTTTTGATAAAAATGCCACATTATTCAATGAATTAGGGGACTTAGGTTTCGGATTTGTAGAAATCGGGACGGTAACCCCAAGAGCTCAGGCAGGAAATCCTAAGAAAAGATTATTCCGTTTAATTGAAGATGGCGGAATCATCAACAGGATGGGCTTCAACAATGATGGTCTTGAAGCGGCTATCGAAAAGCTGAAAGGCAACAAGGGCAAAATAATCATCGGTGGAAATATCGGAAAAAATACAGATACCACTCCGGAAAACTATACCCAGGATTATCTGGACTGTTTTGAAGGTCTTCATCCCCATGTAGATTATTTTGTATTGAATGTAAGCTGCCCGAATGTAGGAAGCCACGCCAAATTGGAAGATGTAGACTATCTGCGTGAACTGATTACGGAAGTGAAAAAAATCAATCAGTCAAAACCTGTACAGAAACCCATATTACTGAAAATCGCTCCGGATCTTAACAACAGCCAATTGGATGAAATTGTTGAGCTGATCGCAGAAACAAAAATAGACGGAGTGATTGTTTCCAATACCTCCGTAAACAGAGACGGTTTAAAAACTTCGCCGGAAGTATTAGCTCAAATAGGAAACGGAGGCTTAAGCGGAAAACCTATCCGTGAGAGAAGCACAAAAATGATCCGGTATCTTTCTGAAAAAAGCAACCGTGCGTTCCCAATCATCGGAGTAGGAGGAATTCACTCGGTGAGAGACGCAATGGAAAAATTAGATGCCGGAGCAAGCTTAATACAGCTATACACCGGATTTATCTATGAAGGCCCGGGACTGATCAGCGAGATCAATAAAGAACTTTTAAAAAGAGCCGGCAGGTTGCCAAGATAA
- a CDS encoding DUF4177 domain-containing protein codes for MKKRFEYKTVIIEPKGFWGNKYEPAEIDKTLNQYGSEGWELVTAESRDYGGTFYGVIYTFKREL; via the coding sequence ATGAAAAAAAGATTCGAATATAAAACAGTTATTATTGAGCCTAAAGGATTTTGGGGAAATAAATATGAACCTGCTGAAATTGATAAAACTTTAAATCAATACGGAAGTGAGGGTTGGGAACTGGTGACTGCTGAAAGTAGAGATTATGGAGGAACTTTTTATGGCGTTATTTATACCTTTAAAAGAGAGCTGTAG
- a CDS encoding glycine--tRNA ligase, protein MAKQEDVFKKVISHAKEYGFIFPSSEIYDGLSAVYDYGQNGAELKNNIKQYWWKAMVQLNENIVGIDSAILMHPTTWKASGHVDAFNDPLIDNKDSKKRFRADVLVEDYCAKIEDKENKEIEKAAKRFGDAFDKDQFVATNPKILEYRAKREAILSRLAKSLENEDLADVKALIEELEIADPDTGSKNWTEVRQFNLMFGTKLGASADSAMDLYLRPETAQGIFVNFLNVQKTSRHKLPFGIAQIGKAFRNEIVARQFIFRMREFEQMEMQFFVAPGTELEFYEQWKQKRLNWHLALGLGNDNYRFHDHEKLAHYANAAADIEFNFPFGFKELEGIHSRTDFDLKAHEEFSGRKLQFFDPERNENYVPYVVETSVGLDRLFLSIFAHCLRDEVLEDGSERTVLSLPPALAPIKAAILPLMKRDGLAEYAEKIFNDLKYDFNLFYEEKDAIGKRYRRQDAIGTPYCITIDHDSLTDHTVTIRDRDTMQQERVPVADLRRIIDEKTNFRNLLSKL, encoded by the coding sequence ATGGCAAAGCAAGAAGATGTTTTCAAGAAAGTGATTTCTCACGCTAAAGAATATGGTTTTATTTTCCCTTCTAGTGAGATCTACGATGGTTTATCCGCTGTTTATGATTATGGACAGAACGGAGCCGAACTTAAAAATAATATCAAACAATACTGGTGGAAAGCGATGGTACAGCTTAACGAAAATATTGTGGGTATTGATTCGGCAATCCTTATGCACCCAACAACATGGAAGGCATCAGGCCACGTAGACGCTTTCAACGATCCATTGATTGATAATAAAGATTCTAAGAAACGTTTCAGAGCTGACGTTTTGGTGGAAGACTACTGCGCTAAAATTGAAGATAAAGAGAATAAGGAAATTGAAAAAGCGGCGAAGAGATTCGGGGATGCTTTTGATAAGGATCAGTTTGTAGCGACTAATCCAAAAATTCTGGAATACAGGGCAAAAAGAGAAGCAATCCTTTCAAGGCTGGCAAAATCTCTGGAAAATGAAGACCTTGCCGATGTAAAAGCTTTGATTGAAGAACTTGAAATTGCTGATCCGGATACAGGTTCCAAAAACTGGACGGAAGTAAGACAGTTCAACTTAATGTTTGGGACTAAGCTTGGAGCATCTGCAGACAGCGCGATGGATCTTTATTTAAGACCGGAAACCGCTCAGGGGATCTTCGTAAACTTTTTAAATGTACAGAAAACTTCCCGTCATAAACTTCCTTTCGGTATCGCCCAGATTGGAAAAGCTTTCAGAAATGAGATTGTTGCAAGACAGTTTATCTTCAGAATGCGTGAATTCGAACAGATGGAAATGCAGTTCTTCGTAGCTCCGGGAACGGAACTTGAATTCTACGAACAGTGGAAGCAAAAACGTCTGAACTGGCACTTAGCTTTAGGATTAGGAAACGACAACTACAGATTCCATGATCATGAGAAATTGGCTCACTATGCCAATGCTGCCGCTGATATTGAATTCAATTTCCCATTTGGATTTAAAGAACTGGAAGGTATTCACTCCAGAACGGATTTCGACCTGAAGGCTCATGAAGAGTTCTCAGGAAGAAAGCTTCAGTTCTTTGATCCTGAAAGAAACGAAAACTATGTTCCTTACGTAGTTGAAACTTCAGTAGGTTTAGACAGATTATTCCTTTCTATCTTTGCTCATTGCTTAAGAGACGAAGTTCTTGAAGACGGTTCAGAGAGAACAGTATTGTCTTTACCACCTGCATTAGCACCAATCAAAGCAGCAATTCTTCCGTTGATGAAGAGAGATGGCCTGGCAGAATATGCAGAAAAGATCTTCAACGACCTGAAATATGATTTCAACTTATTCTACGAAGAAAAAGACGCCATCGGAAAACGTTACAGAAGACAGGATGCCATTGGTACTCCTTACTGTATCACCATCGATCATGATTCTCTTACGGATCATACGGTAACCATCAGAGACAGAGATACGATGCAGCAGGAAAGAGTTCCGGTTGCTGATCTCAGAAGAATCATTGATGAGAAGACCAACTTCAGAAATTTACTTTCAAAACTATAG
- a CDS encoding YdeI/OmpD-associated family protein — MEKYNAKVDEYIEQAPDFAKPILHYLRETIHEVCPDAEEAIKWKFPTFMYKGKILCSITAFKQYCSLGFWLHQEMKTIKELETNAEKSNMFSLGKITRMEDLPSKILLKKAIKEAMELTDMGVTMKKAAPSKIETEVPDYFQTALNANQKALHIFEKASPSFRKEYINWIMDAKTETTRHKRMEQALEWISEGKGRNWKYERK, encoded by the coding sequence ATGGAAAAATACAACGCAAAAGTTGATGAATACATCGAGCAGGCTCCAGATTTTGCAAAGCCGATATTACATTACCTTCGTGAAACAATTCATGAGGTATGCCCTGATGCTGAAGAAGCCATCAAATGGAAATTTCCTACTTTTATGTATAAGGGGAAAATTCTATGTTCGATTACCGCTTTCAAGCAATATTGCAGTCTCGGATTCTGGCTTCATCAGGAAATGAAAACGATAAAGGAACTGGAAACCAACGCTGAAAAAAGCAATATGTTCAGTCTAGGCAAAATCACCAGAATGGAGGATCTTCCGTCAAAAATTCTGCTGAAAAAAGCCATTAAGGAAGCCATGGAACTTACGGATATGGGTGTTACAATGAAGAAAGCAGCTCCTTCCAAAATAGAAACTGAAGTCCCTGATTATTTTCAGACAGCTTTAAATGCCAATCAAAAAGCGCTGCATATTTTTGAGAAAGCCTCACCATCATTCAGGAAAGAGTATATCAACTGGATTATGGATGCTAAAACAGAAACTACCCGTCATAAAAGAATGGAACAGGCTCTGGAATGGATCTCAGAAGGTAAAGGAAGAAACTGGAAATATGAAAGGAAGTAG
- a CDS encoding pseudouridine synthase: protein MLEILYRDEHLIAINKPSGLLVHKSFYAGAADTYAIQELKKQIGQKVYPVHRLDRKTSGVLLFTLDKDTLRIMSEQFASREVEKKYLAILRGWTKEKETIDYDLINENEVKQNAVTNYHRLQTSEIDLPFLKHQTSRYCLVEAIPETGRFHQLRKHFKHILHPILGCRKHGCNKQNKLWLQTFGINKMTLHAHQLIFNHPVTNEKMILNATIDEEFKRVGDLLNFDLSLYS, encoded by the coding sequence ATGTTAGAAATTCTTTATCGCGACGAACACCTCATTGCTATCAACAAACCCAGTGGATTATTGGTTCATAAATCTTTTTATGCAGGGGCGGCAGATACTTATGCTATTCAGGAGTTGAAGAAACAGATTGGGCAAAAAGTGTATCCTGTGCACCGTTTAGACCGAAAGACTTCAGGTGTTCTTCTGTTTACTTTAGATAAAGATACCCTTAGAATCATGAGTGAGCAGTTTGCATCACGCGAAGTGGAGAAGAAATACCTGGCAATTCTTCGTGGTTGGACGAAAGAAAAAGAAACCATCGATTATGATTTAATCAATGAAAATGAAGTTAAGCAAAATGCTGTTACCAACTATCACCGTCTGCAGACTTCGGAAATTGATTTACCTTTTTTAAAACATCAGACTTCCAGATATTGTTTAGTGGAAGCGATCCCTGAAACGGGACGGTTTCATCAGCTGAGAAAACATTTTAAACATATTTTGCATCCTATTTTAGGCTGCAGAAAACATGGCTGTAATAAACAGAATAAGCTGTGGCTCCAGACATTTGGTATCAACAAAATGACGCTCCATGCTCATCAATTGATTTTCAATCATCCTGTTACCAACGAAAAAATGATACTGAACGCTACGATAGATGAAGAATTCAAAAGGGTAGGAGACCTCCTAAACTTTGACCTGAGCCTGTACTCCTAG